CCATAATCAATATAAGATTGCGATTGTTCTGTCATCATGATTTCCGGGCGACCAGAAATCCAACCATTTCAGCAGCTGATATTGTGACTCTGAATTGTCATCAACCAATTCCACCTCCTTGCCTATATTCTCCCACAGGTCGTTCCATTTCTCAATCTTATTCAGATTAGCATCCGTTTCAAACATAGGATCCGAAATTCCATCGGACATCAAAAGCAAAGCTGTAAAATCTTTCTCAATGGAGAATTTCAGACGGCCATAAAAGGACTTTGCATCACTAAATATCTCGGGCATGGTCAGGAAACGAGTCTGACCGGCATATTCCCCACCATCAGGTGTTCCCAGTAATTTGAAATACTGCCTTTCTTTATCATAAATACACATAGCGCCATCGCCTACCCAAAAAGAAGCTACAAACCATCCGAAATCAAATTTCTTGCAAATAGCCAATAGCAAAGTGGTAGAATAATCTTTGGGAGATGCCCCCTTTTCTTTCGCTTTCTCATTAATGGCTTTATGCGCCTTAAATGCCGCATTCCCTACAATATCATAGATATTATCACCTACCCATTTTCTATTCTCCGGTGTTTCTTCCTCTTGCAGAATACGTATATATTCTTCAAAGTCACCCGCAACAGACAATTTAGTCTTGCAATGGTTAATTACCGTGTCACAGGCGATGCGAGATCCTTCTCTGGAATATTTGGCAGAACCCGCTCCGTCGGCAACAGCCATGACATACCATCCTGTATTGTCACAATGATACAACCGGAAATCATCATCCCTCGCTCTTCCCTCATGAGCATGCGAACGCCCCCGTTTACTGGCAGCAACCATGTCTTTTTGAGGTTCGCCACCTTCACTTATTACTTGAACATAATCTGTCGCATAATCTGCTTTAAAGTACTCTATATCAGTAGGAGTAGGAATATCTTTCCATAAGGTGCGCGGGTCAGGGTTTATAGCAATGGTAAAGTTGCGTGCCAAAATAGGTTTGCCATTGATCCATCCTTTATATTTATAGCACAATTTGAAATCAAAACTCCCCGCTTCCAATGGAATCCCTTTCACAACACAACTGTCTCCGTCTATCACTTCTTTCAGCCCTATAGCATCCAAACCTTCAAACCAATAATCGTCCACATCCTCTTTCGAGACATTTACGGTTACCTTATACTCCTTATTTACTGTTCCATTCGGAAATACTATATCAGACGCATCTATTTTATTTTTTATAATTGTATATTGTTCCATACATTCAGCATTATACTCGCTCCACAGTTTTTTTATGAGTCGATTTTCAAAGTCTTCGTATTCCTCATCAGTAGTCTTGACACCTATCTTTTCGAGGATTTCTTTTGCGTTTATCATACTTTCTATCCTCTGGTTCTGTTTACATCCATTCCTCCTTCAGCAAATGTCAGTTCACCTTCCAATCCACACCAGGGACATCGGTTCCTGCGTTCTTCACCTACACAGAATACATTTCCACATTCGCACACCACAAAGCCGTACTGATTTCCGCAGCAAGGACACGTTGGCTGACCTACCAATTCAGATGTCCTGATGTTCTTATTCGTATAAGTGCCTTCAGAAAGTTCCTTATATTTCTCTTCGTCGATAGGGTATGCTCCTACCAATTTGAAGTCGGCAACATTAAACTGCTCCAAACCTTCAAACGGCTTCAGTCTTTTAGCGTACTTCATCAAATACATCTTTTTAGTACTCTGGCATTTACCCGGAATAACCGCAAAGTTCTCATCCACAAAACTTTGTTTGCCAATATCGACTTTTTCCAGATTAATGCCATCCATAGGAGCCAGTTTTATTTCATCATTTGAATATTCACTGACTGATACACTGGATGTTTTGATGGATGCCGTTATCCATTTAAAGAAAGCCTTGAAGGAATATTCGTCCGTATCTTTCAGACGTAAAACATTCTCAGTAACTGTTCCCAGCAATTGCGTATTAACGTTATCTCCGATAGAAATAGCGATTAAATTACAACTCCGGCGATAGTTGGCATTCCACTTTTTGAATGCGCTCTCCGGCTTGTCTGTCGGAGTTCCATCGGTAAATAAGAAGATGATAGGCTTCCAGTCACCTTTTGTTTCCAAGGTAGTTTTTTGAACAGACCGATCGATATCATTCATCAAAAACTCCATAGCAGTTCCCAAAGAAGTTCCCCCGCCAATAGAAAACACAGGCGGATAGAATTTATATAATTCTGTTAAGGGAGACAAACTTTTAGCTTTTCCTGCAAATGCGATCACCGAAACAAAAACTGTTTCCAGCGCATAAGGGTCCATCCTCAACTCCTGTATGATGTTCCTTATCCCGTTTTGAACCTGTTCTATAGGTTCACCAACCATAGATTCTGATACATCTATTAAAAAATATATAGGTAAACGTCTCATAATTTCCTTTATATTACAACATTAACTTCCGCAGGAGGTGGAGGAAGAATCAGTTCGTCCGCAGCTCCGATACTTCTATTACCCACTCCGATAGAATCTGATACCCATTTAAAGAATTGCTTGAAAGTTGAACTGTCTACAGTATCCAAAGAA
The DNA window shown above is from Bacteroides faecium and carries:
- a CDS encoding PP2C family serine/threonine-protein phosphatase, with the translated sequence MINAKEILEKIGVKTTDEEYEDFENRLIKKLWSEYNAECMEQYTIIKNKIDASDIVFPNGTVNKEYKVTVNVSKEDVDDYWFEGLDAIGLKEVIDGDSCVVKGIPLEAGSFDFKLCYKYKGWINGKPILARNFTIAINPDPRTLWKDIPTPTDIEYFKADYATDYVQVISEGGEPQKDMVAASKRGRSHAHEGRARDDDFRLYHCDNTGWYVMAVADGAGSAKYSREGSRIACDTVINHCKTKLSVAGDFEEYIRILQEEETPENRKWVGDNIYDIVGNAAFKAHKAINEKAKEKGASPKDYSTTLLLAICKKFDFGWFVASFWVGDGAMCIYDKERQYFKLLGTPDGGEYAGQTRFLTMPEIFSDAKSFYGRLKFSIEKDFTALLLMSDGISDPMFETDANLNKIEKWNDLWENIGKEVELVDDNSESQYQLLKWLDFWSPGNHDDRTIAILY
- a CDS encoding TerY-C metal binding domain-containing protein, producing MRRLPIYFLIDVSESMVGEPIEQVQNGIRNIIQELRMDPYALETVFVSVIAFAGKAKSLSPLTELYKFYPPVFSIGGGTSLGTAMEFLMNDIDRSVQKTTLETKGDWKPIIFLFTDGTPTDKPESAFKKWNANYRRSCNLIAISIGDNVNTQLLGTVTENVLRLKDTDEYSFKAFFKWITASIKTSSVSVSEYSNDEIKLAPMDGINLEKVDIGKQSFVDENFAVIPGKCQSTKKMYLMKYAKRLKPFEGLEQFNVADFKLVGAYPIDEEKYKELSEGTYTNKNIRTSELVGQPTCPCCGNQYGFVVCECGNVFCVGEERRNRCPWCGLEGELTFAEGGMDVNRTRG